The nucleotide sequence CGGTCAGGCGACGTGGCAGCCTGGCCCCTTCTTGTCCGATGGCCGGCACGTGGTCGTCTTGAGCATGGAGCCGCGGCGCGATGGCCCGGGACGTCCCTTCGAACAATTCTACACGCAAACGCCCACGCACCTGTGGCTGTACGATCTCGCTGCTGGAGAACTCGAGGAGATCGCCACCAAGGATCGTCTCGCGCCGTTCGAGACGCCGCAATTGCTCGTCGGCGATCGACGCCTGTTGGTCCAGGTCGTGCGCGACGGCGTGGGGCAGGTGTTCAGCATGAATCTCGACGGCAGCGATCCGCGCGAGTTTACCCGCGCGGGCGAAGGTCTACCGTATGGCCTGAGCCTCCGTCCCGATGGTCGTCGCGTGGCGTTTCATCTCGCCAGTCCCGAAGGCTATCAGATCTGGACCAGCAATATCGACGGCAGCGAGCGGACACGCATCGTGGGCGATCCCGCGCATTTGTACTTCGGACCTGTCTGGTCGCCCGACGGCGAGTGGATCGCGTATGTCGACTGTCTGTATGGGCAAGATCCCGGGCACGACTGGTGCGACGTCTGCGTGGCACGACCCGATGGCAGCGAACGTCACGTGCTGACCACGGGCCAGGCCATGTGGTTTGCCGCGTCGTACGGCAACGAGAAGGCCCGCGGCGGAGGATCGAATCTCGTGGCATGGACGCACGACGGAAAGATCCTGTTTCCGCGCCGCACGCCCGACGCCCGCCTGCCCTGGCCCTATCAGACCGAGCGTCCCGACGTGGATCACTTCAATCGCGAGTACCGACCGCAGGAGGCCCGTGGCGGCACCGAGATCTGCCGGCTCGATCCGCGCGATGGTTCGATCGAGGTACTCACCAAGAGCGATCCGCTGGCGTGGGACTTTCGCGTGAGCGAATCGCCCAACGGCCAGCAACTCGTCTTCTGCCGCGCGGCGACGGGCGAACTTCCCGCGATCTGGGTCGCCGATCGCGATGGCGGGCACGCGCGCGTGATGACACGCGGAATCGATGAGTTGGGGGCCGACCACCCCCGCTGGATCCCGATGCCGTCGAAGTAGTGGGGCGACTCTTCATTTACCACATCGACATTGCGGAGAGCTTACGAGCTTTCCACCTCTCGTTCTTCCGTCGTGCCGTGTGTCGTCGTGGTTCAATTCCAAACAATGATCCCGCGGACGGCGAAAGCATAAGAAAGCATCAAAGCATCGTCGCCGCCAAAGCTGACATTGCACCCCGGCGCGGAGAGAGCTACCATGCCGCACCATTTTCGACTGAAGACCCATTCTCGGGGGTGCTGTCATGCTATCGCGTCAGACCATGTATCGACTCGGTGCGTTCGTACTGTTGATGCTCGCCTCGGGGCGTTCCTTTGCCCAGCTTCCGGGGGAGGCCGCGGCGCCCCTGGTGATCAATCCCGAGGCCTCCGTGGTCGAGGCGTCGACGCAAGTGCTCAATGAAGTGATGGCCGTGCCGGCCAAGTCGATCCCCACCTCGTTGCTGCATGATGCGCAGGGCATCGCGATCGTGCCGGGCATGGTGAAAGGTGGATTCGTGATCGGGGCACGGTTCGGACGCGGCATTCTGACCACGCGGACCGATGCCGGCGCGTGGACTGCCCCCACGTTCATCACGATCACCGGCGGCAGCATCGGCTGGCAGGCCGGCGTGCAATCGACCGACTTGATTCTCGTCTTCAAGACGAAGAAGAGCATTCAGGGTCTGTTGAACGGCAAGTTCACGATCGGCGCCGATGCCTCGGCCGCCGCGGGTCCGGTGGGACGCGATGCCTCGGTGGCCACCGATGGCCGCTTGCAGGCCGAGATCTATTCCTATTCGCGCAGCCGCGGCCTGTTTGCCGGCGTGGCGCTGGATGGTTCCGTGATTCAGATCGATCCGGCCGCGACGAGCCGCTTCTACTGGAACGGTGGACCGCCCCCGCCGAATGAAACCGAACAGGTGTTGCCCCCCTCGGCCGGACTGCTGCTCGAAGCCATCAATCGCTACACGATGCCGGCGAGCCAGACGACGGCCTCGACCTCGCCGGGCCTGACGCCGGTTACCCCGCCGCCGATCGCCTCTCAGCAGATCACCGAATCGCTGCTCGACACGTCGCGCGCGCTCTTCAAGGTGGTAGACAATCAATGGCAGGCGTACCTCGCGCTGCCGGCCGAGGTCTACGGCGCACCGAATCCGTCGGCTCCGTCGCTCGAGACCGCGCTGTCTCGCTACGAGGCGGTCGCCGCCAATCCTCAGTACCAGGCGCTCACTTCGCGTCACGAATTCCAAGACACGCTGACGCTGCTCAAGAGCTATGCCAAGCTGCGTGACGAGCCATCGATGATCACGCTCCCCCCGCCACCGTCGGCAAACTAGCGATCGACGCCCGTTCGGCCGAGCAGCTCGCACGCTACTTCACCGGCAGGGCGAAGTCGCCCCGCATGTTGCGCCACACGGAGTGGATGTGATTGGCCGGATTACCCGCCGGATCGGATTGGTAGTTGACCAGTTCGAGCACAAAGGTCGGGCCTTGCACGCGATAGTAGTGCGGCGCGCCCGCCTGGGTGGCGCCCGCCCAGGCAAAGTGAACGCGGCCGAAATCACTCGCCTCGATATCGGCCATCCGAGCCGCCGCGAGTGGCGCGGCCAGGTTGCCGCTATAAGTTTTGAGCAAGTCGCGCAGCTTCTCGCGCTGGGCAGCGGTCATCTTGGCCGCGGCGAGACCGACTGGCGGAGCCTGCGGTACCTCAGGCACTCCGGCGGCGCGATAATCGGCCGGGGCTTTGTCGTCGATGAGGGCCGCGGCAAGTTGGTCCTTGTCGAGTTCACTCACCAGGTCGAGCGCGAGTTGTTCTTCCTGAGCCAGGGTGCGCGTCCCCTGTTCCGGTCCGCCTGGCACGACGATGTGCAGCGTGGCGGGATTCGCTCCCCAAAAGCTCGGCGTGTCGCTTACCACCTCGCCGTCGCGGACGACGAAGTTCAACGAGAAGTGATGCCCCTCGAAGCTCCAGCCCCAAGTTCCTTTCGACTCGGGTTGGCCGAAGATGGTGAGAAAGTAGCGCTGCGGATCGCGTAGCGGCGCGCCTGGCAGCCCCTTCTCCCCTTCGCGCAGGTTGTTCTCGAGTGCCATGATCTTGACGGCCTTGTCGTAGCCCACGTCGCTCAGCGCTGCGCGCAACAGGTGGTGACACGCTTCACGTTGCGCCGGCGTCATGTCGCCCACCTGCAATCCCTTGCGCTCCTTTTTGGGAATGTTGTGCCAATCGACGCGCCGTGGATCGTCGAAGCTCATCGTGGCCTTGGCACGAGCGGCATCATCGAGCGTGGCGAGAAACTTCTGCGCCGCGTCGGTCATGGCGGTGCCCACGTCGGCAGTCGAATTCTCGTTCGCCGCAGCGAGCGACACCGTGAGGAGGGCAAGGGCTACGAACGAAAGAGAGCGCGTCATGGTGGGATCCTCAGGGGAGGAAAAAGGTTCGGCGGGAACAAGTCGGCAGGCCGGCGATTATAACTACCGCCACCGGCAAGGTGGGAGTTTCAGCGGAGGGATTCTGCACAAAGCTCGCGCGGACTCCGTCGCCGTGGAGGAACATCGGCTGCCCGCGGACTATCGCGGTCGCTTCCAGGCGATTTACAATTGCGACCGTTTCCGACACTCGCGGTAGATAACTCCTGCTGGATGCCCAACGTTGATTTCCCTTCTTACGACGATGAACCCTTCTCTTTCGACTAGAACCCTGCGGCTTACGCTCGCGCTGTTGGCGGTCCTCTGCTCGAGCGCGACGACGACAGCCGGCGAGCGTGTCTTTCCGGGCGAGCACTGGCAGGAGAAGACTCCGGCAGAACTGGGGCTCGACCCCGATGCAATCGACGCCGTCGCCACGGCGCTCGGCAGTCGGGGCTGCATCATCAAGGATGGCTACGTTGTCAAGGCGTGGGGTTCGCAATCCGATCGTGGCGACCTGTTCTCGTCGGCCAAGCCGATCCTCAGCACGCTACTGCTGTTTGCCGTACAGGAGGGCAAGGTGGGCAGCCTCGATGCTCGGCTGACCGACTTCGGTTGGGAACTGGCCGAGAAAGATCGCACGATGACGTTTCGCCATCTCGGCGCCATGACCAGCGGCTATGCCCGACCGGAAAAGCCGGGCGAGGCCTGGGCCTACAACGACTATGCGATTCAACTCTATCAGAAGACACTCTTCGATCGTGTCTTTCGGGACTCGCCTGAGAATGTCGTCGGGGCACCCGAGCGATTCGGGGCGCTGCAACTCGAAGAGGGACTTAAGTTTCGCGAGAGCAATCGGCGGATCAGCGCCTCGGTGCGCGACTTTGCTCGGATCGCGTGGCTCTGGTTGAATCGTGGCGAGTGGAACGGCAATCCGCTGATCGACCGCGCGCTTTTCGACGACTGTCTCCAGTCGCAGGTCTCGGCAGACACGCCCAATACGCAACCCGCCAAAACGAATGATTACCTAGGCATCGGCACCTACGGCGGCGAGTCCGATCATTTCAGCAACGCCGGCCCGGGCATCTATGGTTTCAACTGGTGGTTCAACGGCCGTGGGCCGCGTCATCCGCAGGCACGAGCCTGGCCCGACGCTCCGCCCGATACGTTCATGAGCCTTGGCCTGCGTGGCAACTGCTCGGTGATGATGCCCTCGCTGGGACTGGTGGTCGTGGCCGGAGACGCCGATTGGGGGCGCAACGAACCGGGAGACGCCGAGAGTGTCATCAATCAACGCTTGCGCCTGATCGCCTACGCCGGTACGCCGGTCGCCGAGCGTACGCCAGAAGACGCAGCCGCGCCGCCATCGGCCACGCCCGCCTCGACGGCCCAGGGCACCGTGCAGGGCGAGCAACGCGTGTGGTATCCCCTGGCGCTCGAGTTTCAGGGACCATCGCTCAGCGAAGAGGGGACGCCCAATCCCTTTACCGATTACCGGCTCGACGTGACGTTCGAGCAGGGCGAGCGACGCCACACGGTGCCAGGCTTTTTTGCCGCCGATGGCCGCGCCGCCGAATCGGGCGCCGCGGCCGGCGATTGCTGGCAAGTGCGCTTCACTCCCGAGGCGCCAGGCGTCTGGAAGTGGCGGGCAAGCTTCCGCACCGGTAAAGACGTCGCGATTGCCGAGGACGCATCCGCCGGCAAACCGGTGGCATTCGATGGTGCGCACGGCAGCTTGGAAGTTGCTGACGCATCGCCGCACGCGGCGGGCGCGCTGCGCGAGGGGCGACTCGACTACGTCGGCCGACGTTACTGGCAATTCGCCGGGTCGCAGCGTTACTTTCTCAAGTGCGGGGCCGACAGTCCCGAGAATCTGCTCGCTTACGACGAGTTTGACGGCACCACGCCGACCCATCGCTACGGCCCCCATCTGCTCGACTTCCGGCCGGGGGATCCCACCTGGCGCGGCGGGCGCGGCCGCAATCTGATCGGCGCGCTCAACTATCTCGCCTCGCGCGGCGTGAATTCGATCTACTTCCTCACGATGAACGTCCGCGGCGACGGCCAGGATGTCTGGCCCTGGACGAGCGACCAGGAACGGGCCCGCTTCGACGTGAGCAAGCTCGACCAGTGGGAGCTCGTCTTTACGCACATGGATCGCCTGGGTATTGCGCAGCACGTCGTGTTGCAGGAGCAGGAAAACGATCAGTTGCTCGACAAGGGAGAACTGGGGCCGCAGCGCCGGCTCTACCTGCGCGAGCTCGTGGCGCGCTTCGCGCATCATCCGGCGCTGGTCTGGAACCTGGGCGAGGAGAACACGAACACCGATGCGCAGCGCATCGCGCATGCCGAGCATCTGCACGCGCTCGATGCTTACGACCATCCCGTCGTCGTTCACACGTTTCCCAAGCAGCAAGAGAAGGTCTATACGCCACTCCTGGGCAATCCAGCGATCGAAGGTGTTTCGCTGCAAACGAACGACACGCGCGAACAGACACGCCGTTGGATCCGCGAATCGGCGGTGGCCGGTCGCCCCTGGGTCGTGTGCCTCGACGAGATCGGTCCGGCCGATGTAGGCGCCAAGCCCGACTTCGCCGATTACGAGCACGACGAACTGCGCCGCGACCATCTCTGGCCCCACTTCATGTCGGGCGGAGCCGGCGTCGAATGGCTTTTCGGCTATTCCTTTCCCCACAACGACATCAACCTCGAAGATTTCCGCAGTCGCGATCATCTCTGGCAGTTGAGCCGCATCGCCGTCGATTTCTTGCAACGGCATCTCCCCTTCGCCGAGATGCAATCGGCCGACGAACTGACGTCGAACGCCGAGAACTACTGTTTCGCCAAACCGGGCGAGGTGTACGCCATCTATCTCCCTCGAGGTGGCACCACCGATCTTGAATTGCCGGCCGGCGAGTACAAGGTCGAGTGGTTCAACCCACGTCGCGGCGGCTCGTTGAAAACAGGTAGCGTTCCGCGGGTAACGGGGCCGGGAAAGGTGTCGATTGGCACATCGCCGAAGGAGGGCGAAGCCGATTCGGTGTGCCTCGTCACGCGCGTTTCCGCGAAAAGCGCCGCGCCGTGACAAGCGCCTGGTACTACTCGGGTGTGACAAGGTGTTCTTTAAGTCGCTTTGTTTTCTCCTCGTCCCACTCGGGCGGATCGGTCACCGCGATCCACGCATCAATATAGCTGGTGGGCGCGTAGTTATGTCCGTAGCCGATCGGCACTGCGGTCGCCATCGGCAAATCAAAACCCGTCTGCAAGAATGTGACGATCGGAAACCATTGCAGAAACGGCGAGACGTCGGGCCCGCGTTTGCCTACGAGCCACTCGGGGCGGCGGTAGGCCAGATCGGGAGAGAAGAAACACATCGGATCGCTGGCGTGCTGGATATAGACGAAGCGCATCGGCCCCCAGCGTTTGCCTCCCGCGTCGATGGCATTCTCGAGCGCCGTGAAACGCAGCATCGATCCATCGCGAAACGTCGGCAACCACATGGGCGAGCTGGGGTTGCGGTGTTGCGTGGCATTGGCCCATTCGGTACTCGGGAAGGGTGGCCCGCTCCAGACGCCTCCTTGAATCGGATCTTCGAACACGGTGAAGAGATCGGCACTCGACTCCGAGCCCAGCGAGCCGAGGCTCAGGCCATGCAAGTACAGCTTCGGCCGATCGTCGGCGGGGAGCGTCGTCCAGTAATCGTAGATCTTGTCAAAGAGGATTCGCGCCGAGTTGCGCGAACGCTCGGGATCAACCAGGATCGTGATCCAGCTCGGCAGGTAGGAATACTGCGTCGTGACGATCGCCGTATCGCCGCGGTGC is from Pirellulales bacterium and encodes:
- a CDS encoding lipid-binding SYLF domain-containing protein — protein: MLSRQTMYRLGAFVLLMLASGRSFAQLPGEAAAPLVINPEASVVEASTQVLNEVMAVPAKSIPTSLLHDAQGIAIVPGMVKGGFVIGARFGRGILTTRTDAGAWTAPTFITITGGSIGWQAGVQSTDLILVFKTKKSIQGLLNGKFTIGADASAAAGPVGRDASVATDGRLQAEIYSYSRSRGLFAGVALDGSVIQIDPAATSRFYWNGGPPPPNETEQVLPPSAGLLLEAINRYTMPASQTTASTSPGLTPVTPPPIASQQITESLLDTSRALFKVVDNQWQAYLALPAEVYGAPNPSAPSLETALSRYEAVAANPQYQALTSRHEFQDTLTLLKSYAKLRDEPSMITLPPPPSAN
- a CDS encoding DUF5060 domain-containing protein, which produces MISLLTTMNPSLSTRTLRLTLALLAVLCSSATTTAGERVFPGEHWQEKTPAELGLDPDAIDAVATALGSRGCIIKDGYVVKAWGSQSDRGDLFSSAKPILSTLLLFAVQEGKVGSLDARLTDFGWELAEKDRTMTFRHLGAMTSGYARPEKPGEAWAYNDYAIQLYQKTLFDRVFRDSPENVVGAPERFGALQLEEGLKFRESNRRISASVRDFARIAWLWLNRGEWNGNPLIDRALFDDCLQSQVSADTPNTQPAKTNDYLGIGTYGGESDHFSNAGPGIYGFNWWFNGRGPRHPQARAWPDAPPDTFMSLGLRGNCSVMMPSLGLVVVAGDADWGRNEPGDAESVINQRLRLIAYAGTPVAERTPEDAAAPPSATPASTAQGTVQGEQRVWYPLALEFQGPSLSEEGTPNPFTDYRLDVTFEQGERRHTVPGFFAADGRAAESGAAAGDCWQVRFTPEAPGVWKWRASFRTGKDVAIAEDASAGKPVAFDGAHGSLEVADASPHAAGALREGRLDYVGRRYWQFAGSQRYFLKCGADSPENLLAYDEFDGTTPTHRYGPHLLDFRPGDPTWRGGRGRNLIGALNYLASRGVNSIYFLTMNVRGDGQDVWPWTSDQERARFDVSKLDQWELVFTHMDRLGIAQHVVLQEQENDQLLDKGELGPQRRLYLRELVARFAHHPALVWNLGEENTNTDAQRIAHAEHLHALDAYDHPVVVHTFPKQQEKVYTPLLGNPAIEGVSLQTNDTREQTRRWIRESAVAGRPWVVCLDEIGPADVGAKPDFADYEHDELRRDHLWPHFMSGGAGVEWLFGYSFPHNDINLEDFRSRDHLWQLSRIAVDFLQRHLPFAEMQSADELTSNAENYCFAKPGEVYAIYLPRGGTTDLELPAGEYKVEWFNPRRGGSLKTGSVPRVTGPGKVSIGTSPKEGEADSVCLVTRVSAKSAAP
- a CDS encoding PD40 domain-containing protein encodes the protein MSELHLDEQTLTRAKQLAEAKHVSVEELISQAIDRLANDPQGFQQRVDPIGAFEDCAELLDDIVKEAYQNRERLLLRTRVYQAVVLLMSLTPLVAGMACGDEPAPARFLFTSQGKTGLATTAGEEVRYLPFDRPGQATWQPGPFLSDGRHVVVLSMEPRRDGPGRPFEQFYTQTPTHLWLYDLAAGELEEIATKDRLAPFETPQLLVGDRRLLVQVVRDGVGQVFSMNLDGSDPREFTRAGEGLPYGLSLRPDGRRVAFHLASPEGYQIWTSNIDGSERTRIVGDPAHLYFGPVWSPDGEWIAYVDCLYGQDPGHDWCDVCVARPDGSERHVLTTGQAMWFAASYGNEKARGGGSNLVAWTHDGKILFPRRTPDARLPWPYQTERPDVDHFNREYRPQEARGGTEICRLDPRDGSIEVLTKSDPLAWDFRVSESPNGQQLVFCRAATGELPAIWVADRDGGHARVMTRGIDELGADHPRWIPMPSK
- a CDS encoding DUF3500 domain-containing protein; amino-acid sequence: MTRSLSFVALALLTVSLAAANENSTADVGTAMTDAAQKFLATLDDAARAKATMSFDDPRRVDWHNIPKKERKGLQVGDMTPAQREACHHLLRAALSDVGYDKAVKIMALENNLREGEKGLPGAPLRDPQRYFLTIFGQPESKGTWGWSFEGHHFSLNFVVRDGEVVSDTPSFWGANPATLHIVVPGGPEQGTRTLAQEEQLALDLVSELDKDQLAAALIDDKAPADYRAAGVPEVPQAPPVGLAAAKMTAAQREKLRDLLKTYSGNLAAPLAAARMADIEASDFGRVHFAWAGATQAGAPHYYRVQGPTFVLELVNYQSDPAGNPANHIHSVWRNMRGDFALPVK